A section of the Primulina eburnea isolate SZY01 chromosome 1, ASM2296580v1, whole genome shotgun sequence genome encodes:
- the LOC140814080 gene encoding PHD finger protein PERSISTENT TAPETAL CELL 1-like isoform X2, with amino-acid sequence MDLRLLHAVAYSKPWFGHWDYKYGRGTFGVTQEMYQNALKAIQSIPLSLLTQILGVEFCKTETKIIVARYQVLSGHSLVTLGDLFHFMIELKSRLRKESSKDSNYPGIMSDSSCRWSPKRVEMAIHVVVEALKRAEFRWVSRQHVRDVARAYIGDTGLLDFVLKSLGNHIVGKYFVRRCLNPVTKVLEYCLEDVSRAFPKQDGSPFIDAKLKPQHKISWAQIMRDIFCMYKNILKEDTSITTNGALASIPSASRIILDTKYFLKDYLGDTPSEDETTKQKIYCTVILADHHMHEYERVSAELAKAFIIPYECFELKHGATFDELKFEVENTFREIYLGLRNFVVRSMININPKGSDLVFKKVTAGGKIAFEGNRGVTNDGIYEGWMKRDLVVDCPCGTKDDDGERMVSCDICQVWQHTRCVQIPNNQEIPNIFICNICEQDIMHFPSLP; translated from the coding sequence ATGGATCTAAGGCTGCTTCACGCGGTGGCCTATAGTAAGCCATGGTTTGGTCATTGGGACTATAAATATGGGCGTGGGACATTTGGAGTTACTCAAGAAATGTATCAAAATGCTCTGAAAGCAATCCAAAGCATTCCCCTCAGCCTACTTACTCAGATCCTCGGTGTCGAATTTTGTAAAACCGAGACGAAAATTATCGTGGCACGATATCAGGTTCTGTCAGGCCATTCCCTCGTCACGCTAGGCGATCTATTCCATTTCATGATCGAGCTGAAATCTAGACTTCGCAAAGAAAGCAGCAAGGATTCTAACTACCCCGGAATAATGTCGGATTCATCGTGTCGATGGTCGCCTAAACGGGTGGAAATGGCCATTCATGTGGTGGTCGAGGCCTTGAAAAGAGCTGAATTCAGGTGGGTTTCTAGGCAACACGTACGAGATGTGGCGCGCGCGTATATTGGTGACACGGGATTGCTGGATTTCGTGCTCAAGTCTTTAGGAAACCACATCGTGGGGAAGTATTTTGTGCGGCGTTGCCTGAATCCGGTTACCAAGGTTCTAGAGTACTGTCTAGAAGATGTCTCCCGCGCATTTCCTAAACAAGATGGTTCGCCGTTCATTGACGCAAAATTGAAGCCTCAGCATAAGATTAGCTGGGCTCAAATCATGAGGGACATTTTCTGCATGTACAAAAACATCCTTAAAGAAGACACGTCAATTACAACCAATGGGGCGTTAGCTTCTATTCCATCGGCATCAAGAATTATACTAGACACAAAGTACTTTCTTAAGGACTATCTCGGGGACACGCCCTCAGAGGAtgaaaccacaaaacaaaaGATCTACTGCACGGTGATTTTAGCTGACCACCATATGCACGAATATGAGAGGGTATCCGCAGAGTTAGCAAAGGCGTTCATAATACCATATGAATGCTTTGAGTTGAAACATGGTGCTACGTTCGACGAGCTCAAGTTTGAAGTAGAGAATACATTCAGAGAAATTTATCTGGGATTGCGAAACTTCGTTGTACGGTCAATGATAAACATCAATCCAAAAGGATCGGATTTGGTGTTCAAGAAAGTTACGGCTGGTGGCAAGATAGCATTCGAGGGCAACCGAGGAGTGACTAATGATGGGATATACGAAGGATGGATGAAGAGAGACTTagttgtggattgtccttgtgGAACTAAAGATGATGATGGTGAAAGAATGGTATCCTGTGATATATGTCAAGTTTGGCAACACACTCGTTGCGTTCAAATCCCAAACAATCAAGAAATCCCGAACATATTTATATGCAACATTTGTGAGCAAGATATAATGCATTTCCCTTCGTTAccttaa
- the LOC140814080 gene encoding PHD finger protein MALE STERILITY 1-like isoform X1, which produces MICNKKYHFVLPSKDTVLPSKDTNVFELQGESHCMHGVFHSNGFGHLLCINGLETGSDVPGHQIMELWDRLCSGLRARKVSLKDTAQKKGMDLRLLHAVAYSKPWFGHWDYKYGRGTFGVTQEMYQNALKAIQSIPLSLLTQILGVEFCKTETKIIVARYQVLSGHSLVTLGDLFHFMIELKSRLRKESSKDSNYPGIMSDSSCRWSPKRVEMAIHVVVEALKRAEFRWVSRQHVRDVARAYIGDTGLLDFVLKSLGNHIVGKYFVRRCLNPVTKVLEYCLEDVSRAFPKQDGSPFIDAKLKPQHKISWAQIMRDIFCMYKNILKEDTSITTNGALASIPSASRIILDTKYFLKDYLGDTPSEDETTKQKIYCTVILADHHMHEYERVSAELAKAFIIPYECFELKHGATFDELKFEVENTFREIYLGLRNFVVRSMININPKGSDLVFKKVTAGGKIAFEGNRGVTNDGIYEGWMKRDLVVDCPCGTKDDDGERMVSCDICQVWQHTRCVQIPNNQEIPNIFICNICEQDIMHFPSLP; this is translated from the exons ATGATTTGCAATAAGAAGTATCATTTTGTGTTGCCATCAAAGGATACAGTGTTGCCGTCGAAGGATACAAATGTGTTTGAATTACAAGGGGAGAGCCATTGCATGCATGGCGTGTTCCATTCCAACGGGTTTGGGCATCTTCTGTGCATTAATGGGTTAGAAACCGGGTCGGATGTGCCCGGTCACCAAATCATGGAACTCTGGGATCGTCTGTGCTCTGGTCTCCGTGCAAG GAAAGTGAGTTTAAAAGATACGGCGCAAAAGAAAGGAATGGATCTAAGGCTGCTTCACGCGGTGGCCTATAGTAAGCCATGGTTTGGTCATTGGGACTATAAATATGGGCGTGGGACATTTGGAGTTACTCAAGAAATGTATCAAAATGCTCTGAAAGCAATCCAAAGCATTCCCCTCAGCCTACTTACTCAGATCCTCGGTGTCGAATTTTGTAAAACCGAGACGAAAATTATCGTGGCACGATATCAGGTTCTGTCAGGCCATTCCCTCGTCACGCTAGGCGATCTATTCCATTTCATGATCGAGCTGAAATCTAGACTTCGCAAAGAAAGCAGCAAGGATTCTAACTACCCCGGAATAATGTCGGATTCATCGTGTCGATGGTCGCCTAAACGGGTGGAAATGGCCATTCATGTGGTGGTCGAGGCCTTGAAAAGAGCTGAATTCAGGTGGGTTTCTAGGCAACACGTACGAGATGTGGCGCGCGCGTATATTGGTGACACGGGATTGCTGGATTTCGTGCTCAAGTCTTTAGGAAACCACATCGTGGGGAAGTATTTTGTGCGGCGTTGCCTGAATCCGGTTACCAAGGTTCTAGAGTACTGTCTAGAAGATGTCTCCCGCGCATTTCCTAAACAAGATGGTTCGCCGTTCATTGACGCAAAATTGAAGCCTCAGCATAAGATTAGCTGGGCTCAAATCATGAGGGACATTTTCTGCATGTACAAAAACATCCTTAAAGAAGACACGTCAATTACAACCAATGGGGCGTTAGCTTCTATTCCATCGGCATCAAGAATTATACTAGACACAAAGTACTTTCTTAAGGACTATCTCGGGGACACGCCCTCAGAGGAtgaaaccacaaaacaaaaGATCTACTGCACGGTGATTTTAGCTGACCACCATATGCACGAATATGAGAGGGTATCCGCAGAGTTAGCAAAGGCGTTCATAATACCATATGAATGCTTTGAGTTGAAACATGGTGCTACGTTCGACGAGCTCAAGTTTGAAGTAGAGAATACATTCAGAGAAATTTATCTGGGATTGCGAAACTTCGTTGTACGGTCAATGATAAACATCAATCCAAAAGGATCGGATTTGGTGTTCAAGAAAGTTACGGCTGGTGGCAAGATAGCATTCGAGGGCAACCGAGGAGTGACTAATGATGGGATATACGAAGGATGGATGAAGAGAGACTTagttgtggattgtccttgtgGAACTAAAGATGATGATGGTGAAAGAATGGTATCCTGTGATATATGTCAAGTTTGGCAACACACTCGTTGCGTTCAAATCCCAAACAATCAAGAAATCCCGAACATATTTATATGCAACATTTGTGAGCAAGATATAATGCATTTCCCTTCGTTAccttaa
- the LOC140841940 gene encoding protein indeterminate-domain 14-like isoform X2, whose protein sequence is MHMRRHKVPWKLLKRDNPQAKNRVFVCPEETCLHHDPKHALGDLVGIKKHFRRKHSNNKPWVCERCSKGYAVQSDFKAHVRTCGTRGHSCDCGRVFSRVESFIEHQDSCTIRHHNLPPELQHPTQPEASSSPTASSSTTPSMEYSNFSAVSVPRIHPKNPGERDENHQHNLELQLLSSSTKFTLENDYICKPGITSEQQLDFPIAENGLAEDVVRQARQQIELAELEFAKAERIRQQALADLEKAQVLKEQFTEKISSTILEITCHACKKKFQALTGTLPTAAESSSAMNYVSSAKL, encoded by the exons ATGCACATGCGTAGGCACAAGGTGCCATGGAAACTTCTCAAGAGAGACAACCCACAAGCCAAGAATCGTGTCTTCGTGTGCCCCGAGGAGACATGTCTGCACCACGACCCGAAGCATGCGCTGGGTGATCTGGTGGGGATTAAGAAGCATTTCAGGAGGAAACACAGCAACAACAAGCCGTGGGTCTGCGAGAGATGCTCCAAAGGTTATGCGGTTCAATCAGATTTCAAAGCCCATGTCAGGACTTGCGGTACTCGGGGACATTCTTGTGACTGTGGCCGAGTTTTTTCCAG AGTGGAGAGTTTCATTGAGCATCAAGACTCCTGCACCATCCGCCACCACAACCTGCCACCGGAGTTACAACATCCAACGCAACCCGAGGCCAGTTCTTCTCCGACAGCTTCAAGCTCTACCACTCCATCGATGGAGTATTCCAATTTCAGCGCAGTCTCAGTCCCAAGAATCCACCCGAAAAATCCTGGTGAACGTGACGAAAATCATCAACATAACTTAGAACTTCAGCTTTTGTCATCATCCACCAAATTTACACTTGAGAATGATTATATCTGTAAGCCGGGGATAACAAGTGAGCAGCAGCTGGATTTTCCTATCGCAGAAAATGGTTTAGCGGAAGATGTTGTAAGACAAGCACGGCAACAAATTGAACTGGCTGAATTGGAGTTTGCAAAGGCTGAAAGAATCAGGCAGCAGGCACTTGCAGACCTCGAAAAGGCTCAGGTTTTGAAGGAGCAATTCACCGAGAAAATCAGCAGCACAATCTTGGAAATCACCTGTCATGCCTGCAAGAAGAAGTTTCAGGCGCTAACCGGCACTCTTCCGACTGCGGCGGAGAGTTCTTCGGCTATGAATTACGTGTCTTCAGCTAAACTTTAG
- the LOC140841940 gene encoding protein indeterminate-domain 14-like isoform X1 gives MMYNSSQDVNGFSNERKRRPAGTPDPDAEVVSLSSKTLLESDRYVCEICNQGFQRDQNLQMHMRRHKVPWKLLKRDNPQAKNRVFVCPEETCLHHDPKHALGDLVGIKKHFRRKHSNNKPWVCERCSKGYAVQSDFKAHVRTCGTRGHSCDCGRVFSRVESFIEHQDSCTIRHHNLPPELQHPTQPEASSSPTASSSTTPSMEYSNFSAVSVPRIHPKNPGERDENHQHNLELQLLSSSTKFTLENDYICKPGITSEQQLDFPIAENGLAEDVVRQARQQIELAELEFAKAERIRQQALADLEKAQVLKEQFTEKISSTILEITCHACKKKFQALTGTLPTAAESSSAMNYVSSAKL, from the exons ATGATGTATAATTCATCTCAGGATGTTAATGGGTTTTCGAATGAGAGAAAAAGAAGGCCTGCTGGCACCCCGG ATCCAGACGCAGAAGTTGTTTCACTTTCATCGAAGACATTACTAGAGTCAGACCGCTACGTGTGCGAGATCTGCAACCAAGGGTTTCAGAGAGATCAGAATCTACAAATGCACATGCGTAGGCACAAGGTGCCATGGAAACTTCTCAAGAGAGACAACCCACAAGCCAAGAATCGTGTCTTCGTGTGCCCCGAGGAGACATGTCTGCACCACGACCCGAAGCATGCGCTGGGTGATCTGGTGGGGATTAAGAAGCATTTCAGGAGGAAACACAGCAACAACAAGCCGTGGGTCTGCGAGAGATGCTCCAAAGGTTATGCGGTTCAATCAGATTTCAAAGCCCATGTCAGGACTTGCGGTACTCGGGGACATTCTTGTGACTGTGGCCGAGTTTTTTCCAG AGTGGAGAGTTTCATTGAGCATCAAGACTCCTGCACCATCCGCCACCACAACCTGCCACCGGAGTTACAACATCCAACGCAACCCGAGGCCAGTTCTTCTCCGACAGCTTCAAGCTCTACCACTCCATCGATGGAGTATTCCAATTTCAGCGCAGTCTCAGTCCCAAGAATCCACCCGAAAAATCCTGGTGAACGTGACGAAAATCATCAACATAACTTAGAACTTCAGCTTTTGTCATCATCCACCAAATTTACACTTGAGAATGATTATATCTGTAAGCCGGGGATAACAAGTGAGCAGCAGCTGGATTTTCCTATCGCAGAAAATGGTTTAGCGGAAGATGTTGTAAGACAAGCACGGCAACAAATTGAACTGGCTGAATTGGAGTTTGCAAAGGCTGAAAGAATCAGGCAGCAGGCACTTGCAGACCTCGAAAAGGCTCAGGTTTTGAAGGAGCAATTCACCGAGAAAATCAGCAGCACAATCTTGGAAATCACCTGTCATGCCTGCAAGAAGAAGTTTCAGGCGCTAACCGGCACTCTTCCGACTGCGGCGGAGAGTTCTTCGGCTATGAATTACGTGTCTTCAGCTAAACTTTAG
- the LOC140842050 gene encoding serine/threonine-protein kinase BRI1-like 2: MEVRIMMVQTTLCFMVFLVLAMAGEQAQAKSIRTDASALLSFKKMIAKDPSGVLVDWQLNKDPCKWHGIACTLGRVSAVDLAQSSLVGQVSFYPFSSLDMLISLNLSANSLSINATSSLVQIPYGLKQLELSFAGLYGHIAENFFANCPNLEYVNLAFNNITGFLPENLFLHIDKLQFLDLSYNNITGSIAGLKIEGCNSLLSLDWSGNQILGSLPASFSNCTNLNELIFTENSLNGEIPSAFGSLKNLQRLDLSHNHLTGWIPSELGGICNSLLELKLSNNNITGSIPASLSSCSWLQVLDMTNNNLTGSFPDSMLESLGSLETLLLSNNMISGEFPSSISFCKKLRVVDFSSNLLSGNIPPDLCPGAASLEELRAPDNSLSGQIPPQLSQCSQLKIIDFSINYINGSVPKELGNLENLEQLIAWYNSLEGHVPAELGKCKKLKNLILNNNHLSGKIPTELFNCTNIEWISLTSNGLSGEIPREFGFLSRLAVLQLANNSLTGLIPKELANCSSLIWLDFNSNQLGGVIPPPLGRQIGAKALTGILSGNTLVFVRNVGNSCRGVGGLLEFSGIRPERLLQVPSLRSCDFTRLYSGPVLSLFTRYQTVEYLDLSYNQLRGKIPDEFGEMLALQVLVLSHNQLSGEIPASLGQLKNLGVFDASNNRLQGHIPDSFSNLSFLVQIDLSNNELTGQIPSRGQLSTLPATQYANNPGLCGVPLPECQYTDNQASENPSGNDEERRKSAGASWANNIVMGILISLASVCILIVWAIVIRARRKEVEGARMLGSLQASHATTTWKIEKEKEPLSINVATFQRELRKLKFSQLIEATNGFSAASLVGSGGFGEVFKATLKDGSSVAIKKLIRLSCQGDREFIAEMETLGKIKHKNLVPLLGYCKIGEERLLVYEFMEYGSLEEMLHGKPRYGQKKVLTWDERKKIARGAAKGLCFLHHNCIPHIIHRDMKSSNVLLDREMEARVSDFGMARLISALDTHLSVSTLAGTPGYVPPEYYQSFRCTAKGDVYSFGVILLELLTGKRPTDKEDFGDTNLVGWVKTKVREGKGMEVINTEMLSVTKGSHEESEVEEVKEMVKYLEITMQCVDDFPSKRPNMLQVVAMLRELMGNSA; the protein is encoded by the exons ATGGAGGTGAGAATTATGATGGTTCAAACAACTCTTTGTTTTATGGTGTTTCTTGTTTTGGCTATGGCAGGAGAACAAGCACAGGCTAAGTCGATCAGGACCGATGCTTCGGCTCTCTTATCTTTCAAGAAGATGATTGCAAAGGATCCAAGTGGGGTTCTTGTAGATTGGCAACTTAATAAAGATCCATGTAAATGGCATGGGATCGCTTGCACTCTTGGGAGAGTATCAGCTGTTGATCTCGCTCAATCGTCCCTTGTTGGCCAAGTTTCTTTCTATCCCTTCTCTTCGTTAGATATGTTGATCTCACTTAACCTTTCTGCTAATTCTCTGTCGATAAATGCCACCTCGTCTTTGGTACAAATCCCTTATGGTTTGAAGCAACTTGAGCTGTCTTTTGCTGGT CTGTATG GTCATATTGCTGAAAATTTCTTCGCAAATTGTCCTAATCTTGAATATGTGAATCTTGCATTCAATAATATAACTGGTTTCTTGCCGGAAAATCTGTTCTTGCACATTGATAAGTTGCAGTTTCTTGATCTGTCATATAACAACATCACAGGCTCGATAGCGGGATTGAAAATCGAAGGCTGCAACTCTTTGTTGAGTCTTGACTGGTCCGGAAACCAAATCTTGGGTTCCCTTCCAGCCTCATTTTCGAATTGCACAAATCTTAATGAGCTTATTTTTACGGAAAATTCGCTCAACGGGGAAATCCCTTCAGCTTTTGGTTCTCTGAAGAACTTGCAAAGGCTTGATCTTTCTCACAACCATCTCACAGGGTGGATCCCAAGCGAATTAGGCGGTATATGTAATTCACTTTTGGAACTTAAACTTTCAAATAACAACATTACTGGTTCGATCCCTGCATCACTTTCATCATGTTCTTGGCTTCAAGTTCTTGATATGACCAACAACAACTTGACCGGATCGTTCCCTGATTCAATGCTTGAGAGTTTAGGATCTCTGGAGACTCTATTACTCAGCAACAATATGATCAGTGGAGAATTTCCCTCTTCCATTTCATTTTGCAAGAAATTAAGAGTAGTTGATTTCAGCTCAAACCTGCTTTCTGGGAATATTCCACCGGATTTATGTCCGGGGGCTGCCTCACTTGAAGAGCTGAGAGCACCAGATAATTCACTTTCCGGACAAATCCCACCTCAGTTATCTCAGTGTTCACAACTAAAGATCATTGATTTTAGCATAAATTACATTAATGGATCGGTGCCTAAAGAGCTCGGGAATCTTGAGAATCTTGAGCAGCTGATAGCCTGGTACAACAGCTTGGAAGGACATGTACCAGCAGAGTTGGGCAAATGTAAGAAACTCAAGAATCTTATATTGAACAACAACCATTTAAGTGGCAAGATCCCAACTGAATTGTTCAACTGTACTAATATAGAATGGATATCCCTAACTAGCAATGGACTCAGCGGTGAGATTCCACGAGAATTTGGGTTTTTATCAAGGCTAGCTGTTCTACAACTTGCAAACAATAGCTTGACTGGTTTGATCCCGAAAGAGTTAGCAAATTGTAGCAGCTTAATTTGGCTAGATTTTAACAGTAATCAGCTTGGTGGTGTAATCCCACCTCCACTTGGCAGGCAGATTGGAGCAAAGGCGTTGACTGGAATCCTTTCAGGAAACACACTTGTGTTTGTGCGAAATGTAGGGAATTCGTGTAGAGGAGTTGGAGGATTGCTTGAATTCTCAGGCATTCGTCCTGAAAGACTGCTACAGGTTCCATCATTGAGAAGTTGTGACTTTACTAGGTTGTATTCTGGTCCAGTTTTGAGTCTTTTCACTCGGTACCAGACAGTAGAATATCTTGATCTTTCGTATAATCAGCTCAGAGGAAAAATCCCCGATGAATTCGGTGAAATGTTAGCCTTGCAAGTTCTTGTTTTGTCCCACAACCAATTATCAGGAGAAATACCGGCATCTCTAGGGCAGCTGAAGAATCTTGGAGTTTTTGATGCATCAAACAACAGACTTCAAGGACACATTCCCGACTCGTTTTCGAATCTTTCTTTCTTGGTACAAATCGATCTCTCCAACAATGAGTTAACAGGGCAAATACCATCGAGAGGACAGCTTAGTACACTTCCAGCAACTCAATATGCAAATAATCCAGGTCTATGTGGGGTTCCATTGCCGGAGTGCCAATACACTGACAACCAGGCTTCCGAGAATCCATCAGGAAATGATGAAGAGAGACGTAAATCTGCTGGCGCCTCTTGGGCTAACAACATTGTAATGGGAATCCTTATATCACTCGCTTCTGTCTGCATATTGATCGTGTGGGCAATAGTGATTCGTGCGAGGCGCAAGGAGGTCGAGGGAGCCAGAATGCTAGGAAGTTTACAAGCATCGCATGCCACCACGACATGGAAAATTGAGAAGGAGAAAGAGCCACTGAGTATCAATGTTGCAACTTTTCAGAGGGAACTGAGGAAACTCAAATTCTCACAGCTGATTGAGGCTACGAATGGATTCTCAGCCGCTAGCCTCGTCGGGTCTGGAGGATTCGGTGAAGTTTTCAAAGCTACATTGAAGGATGGATCAAGTGTAGCCATCAAGAAACTCATACGGTTAAGCTGCCAAGGCGACCGAGAATTCATTGCCGAAATGGAGACACTAGGCAAGATCAAACACAAAAATCTCGTCCCACTTTTGGGGTACTGCAAAATCGGCGAAGAACGACTTCTAGTATATGAATTCATGGAATACGGAAGCCTCGAGGAAATGCTTCATGGGAAGCCAAGATATGGTCAAAAGAAGGTTCTAACTTGGGATGAGAGGAAAAAGATTGCCAGAGGTGCAGCCAAAGGGCTATGTTTCCTTCACCACAATTGCATTCCTCACATCATTCATCGGGATATGAAATCGAGCAACGTTCTACTAGACCGTGAAATGGAGGCAAGGGTATCGGACTTCGGAATGGCTAGGCTTATAAGTGCTCTTGACACGCATTTAAGCGTCAGCACGCTAGCCGGGACGCCTGGATACGTGCCCCCTGAGTACTACCAGAGCTTCCGTTGCACAGCAAAGGGTGACGTTTATTCGTTCGGAGTCATCCTTTTGGAACTCCTGACAGGAAAAAGGCCAACCGATAAGGAGGATTTTGGTGACACAAATTTGGTGGGGTGGGTGAAAACTAAGGTGAGAGAAGGCAAAGGTATGGAGGTTATAAACACGGAAATGTTGTCCGTCACTAAAGGTAGTCACGAAGAATCCGAGGTCGAAGAAGTTAAGGAGATGGTGAAGTATTTGGAGATAACAATGCAATGTGTCGATGATTTTCCGTCCAAACGGCCTAATATGTTGCAAGTTGTGGCCATGTTGAGAGAGCTGATGGGCAACAGTGCTTGA